A single Hippocampus zosterae strain Florida chromosome 1, ASM2543408v3, whole genome shotgun sequence DNA region contains:
- the rpl39 gene encoding 60S ribosomal protein L39 yields MSSHKTFRIKRFLAKKQKQNRPIPQWIRMKTGNKIRYNSKRRHWRRTKLGL; encoded by the exons ATG TCGTCTCACAAGACTTTCAGAATTAAGCGCTTTCTGGCCAAAAAGCAGAAGCAAAACAGGCCCATTCCTCAGTGGATCAGAATGAAGACCGGCAACAAAATCAG GTACAACTCCAAGAGGAGACACTGGAGGAGGACTAAGCTGGGTCTGTAA
- the sowahd gene encoding ankyrin repeat domain-containing protein SOWAHC, with translation MDEGSSTGPHTTPDAHPDREWTQGAVADGLSRYGTSLMPGALQRRSRLLQRQQDDSDADASARRKKSTKELSQGGLGLALYPMEHVWMLSAVEGNCDTLLEFVSEEPLLLTRLDFISGYSVLHWLAKTGRDDTLLKLLHRAEKAGGQPVSVDVRGSGGLTPLHVASMHGHYAVVKLLVGAFGADVDVMDYGGRRAWQYLTPDAPREMKELLGTWDDEHARRAEPSYNKNCNSVGDLTVMPGEDVEALTDEVDSFDRSRRGSWRFGSVKRFFSFRTSRC, from the coding sequence ATGGATGAGGGCAGCTCGACTGGGCCGCATACCACCCCTGACGCCCACCCGGACCGCGAATGGACACAAGGCGCCGTTGCGGACGGACTCTCCCGGTATGGCACTTCGCTCATGCCGGGTGCTCTCCAGCGGAGGTCGCGGCTGCTACAGAGGCAGCAAGACGACTCCGACGCGGACGCATCTGCCCGGCGCAAGAAATCCACTAAAGAGTTGTCccagggggggttggggttggctCTGTACCCAATGGAGCACGTGTGGATGCTGTCAGCCGTAGAGGGCAATTGTGACACCCTGCTGGAGTTCGTGTCCGAGGAACCGCTGCTGCTCACCAGGCTGGACTTCATCAGTGGCTACTCGGTGCTCCACTGGCTGGCCAAGACCGGCCGAGACGATACGTTGCTAAAGCTGCTCCACCGAGCCGAGAAAGCTGGAGGACAGCCAGTGAGCGTAGACGTGCGGGGGAGCGGTGGCCTCACTCCGCTGCACGTCGCCAGCATGCACGGCCACTACGCGGTTGTCAAGCTCCTCGTGGGCGCGTTCGGTGCCGACGTAGATGTCATGGACTACGGGGGCAGGCGCGCATGGCAGTATCTGACGCCGGACGCCCCCCGTGAGATGAAGGAGCTGCTTGGGACGTGGGACGACGAGCACGCCCGCAGGGCGGAACCCAGCTACAATAAGAACTGTAACAGCGTAGGCGACTTAACAGTCATGCCCGGAGAGGACGTGGAGGCTTTGACTGATGAGGTGGACTCGTTTGACCGCAGCAGAAGAGGCAGCTGGAGGTTTGGTTCCGTGAAAAGGTTCTTTTCATTTCGCACCAGTAGATGCTGA
- the pttg1 gene encoding securin, with translation MTNVSVLTKSELVQIIQTHNHDYDTMAHITAQRENQSLSFIPEISSKTPLNPKTMRTPLRTGRKAFGVVNTQLSTPVVNQGKITEKFQEAKLKHEAQKKEDYPEIEKMIPYDPMEFEAYCVPEDLIPLGSLALAGLGFHQRPPLSGKDQHNYVPPLPSLSPERMPQCSDGCTEFDAFLQTIDELIIELPPLEPGTN, from the exons ATGacaaacgtctctgttcttaCCAAATCGGAGTTGGTACAGATAATCCAGACACACAATCACGACTACG ACACGATGGCTCACATCACTGCACAACGGGAAAATCAAAGTCTTTCCTTCATACCAG AGATATCCTCGAAGACTCCACTCAATCCCAAAACCATGAGAACTCCTCTGCGTACTGGTCGGAAGGCTTTTGGGGTAGTCAATACGCAGTTATCAACCCCTGTTGTCAATCAGGGGAAGATAACTGAGAAATTTCAG GAAGCCAAACTCAAGCATGAAGCTCAGAAGAAAGAGGACTACCCAGAGATTGAGAAAATGATCCCCTATGATCCTATGG AGTTTGAGGCATACTGCGTTCCTGAGGATTTAATTCCTCTCGGTAGTCTCGCTCTAGCTGGTCTGGGTTTCCACCAAAGGCCTCCTCTCTCGGGGAAAGACCAGCATAATTACGTGCCTCCACTTCCAAGCCTGTCACCTGAGAGAATGCCACAATGCTCGG ATGGCTGCACAGAGTTTGACGCCTTCCTCCAGACGATTGACGAACTGATCATTGAGCTTCCCCCCCTTGAGCCTGGTACCAACTGA